A genomic region of Raphanus sativus cultivar WK10039 chromosome 6, ASM80110v3, whole genome shotgun sequence contains the following coding sequences:
- the LOC108806490 gene encoding uncharacterized protein LOC108806490, protein MEKETRILAKHGSEVEINDKDEEKPKQSKDLEFLSCMMQPATAESDPQYIGIRRILLHRKSESGAISRRYDWRCNGKGYVAYRNFISRPRKWENLRTPSLLSSPGNSGRWLPSPGPLSHQFEAESFSSSRDLRSANQVSSRRLSFSSSLSDGDHSFRRGGGFEHAYSFVGMHCIFDQCKSSVTVLKFGHMSSDLLAYGASDGTLTVCTLSEEPSVLKQLTGHSKDVTDFDFSSNNQYIASSSLDKTIRVWELSRGVCIRVIYGVSAQFCIRFHPVNNNFLSAGNANKEVTVFNFSTGRTIKTLSFEGEVTAMDHDHTGQIIFCGDGQGTVYSVSMDSHTGSLSRSHRHRTNHKSPVTTVKYRSFSLLASGPVLLTCTQDGNLCFFSVALQIKGYLTLRCSLKLAPRIHRIQASFCPLLSLEKGEYIVAGSEDSNVYFYDLTKPKHTCVNKLQGHRFPVMCVAWNHGENLLASSDFYGVVIVWKRAKTSS, encoded by the exons GATCAACGACAAAGATGAAGAGAAGCCGAAGCAATCAAAGGATCTGGAGTTTCTGAGCTGTATGATGCAACCGGCAACAGCCGAATCAGATCCACAGTACATCGGAATCCGCCGAATTCTTCTCCACCGAAAATCCGAATCGGGCGCTATCTCTCGTCGTTAT GATTGGAGATGCAATGGTAAAGGATATGTAGCGTATCGTAATTTCATAAGCAGACCTAGAAAATGGGAGAATCTCAGAACGCCAAGCCTCTTAAGTAGTCCAGGGAACAG TGGTCGATGGTTACCTTCACCAGGCCCACTCTCCCATCAATTTGAAGCCGAGAGCTTCAGTTCTAGTAGA GATTTACGGAGTGCTAATCAGGTTTCGAGCCGGAGGTTGAGTTTCAGCTCGAGTTTGAGTGATGGTGATCATTCCTTTCGTCGCGGTGGTGGTTTTGAACATGCTTATTCTTTTGTTGGAATGCATTGCATCTTCGACCAATGCAAATCTTCtg TCACTGTTCTGAAGTTTGGCCATATGAGTTCTGATCTACTTGCATATGGAGCATCAGATGGAACCTTAACTGTTTGTACTCTCTCCGAAGAGCCTTCTGTCCTTAAGCAGTTGACAGGCCACTCTAAAGATGTCACAG ATTTTGACTTCTCGTCAAACAATCAGTACATTGCGTCTTCATCACTTGATAAGACAATACGAGTATGGGAGTTGTCAAGAGGTGTTTGTATTAGAGTTATATATGGAGTCTCCGCACAGTTTTGTATACGTTTTCACCCT GTTAATAACAATTTCCTTTCTGCTGGAAATGCAAACAAGGAAGTCACG GTGTTCAATTTCAGCACTGGGAGAACTATTAAAACACTGTCGTTCGAGGGTGAGGTGACAGCTATGGACCATGACCACACTGGCCAAATCATTTTCTGTGGTGACGGACAG GGAACTGTATATTCAGTGAGCATGGATTCTCATACAGGTTCATTATCCCGGTCTCATCGCCATCGTACTAATCACAAATCTCCGGTCACAACTGTGAAGTATCGAAGCTTCTCCCTCCTGGCATCAGGTCCTGTACTTCTCACATGTACTCAGGATGGAAACTTATGTTTCTTCAG TGTTGCGCTTCAGATAAAAGGCTACCTGACATTGCGTTGCTCCCTCAAATTGGCCCCGAGGATACACAGAATCCAAGCATCGTTTTGCCCGCTTTTATCCCTAGAGAAAGGAGAGTACATAG TTGCTGGGAGTGAAGACTCGAATGTCTACTTCTACGATCTAACGAAACCGAAACACACGTGTGTAAACAAGCTACAG GGTCACAGGTTTCCAGTAATGTGCGTTGCGTGGAACCATGGAGAGAACTTGTTGGCCTCGTCTGATTTCTACGGTGTTGTTATTGTATGGAAAAGAGCAAAGACAAGCTCATGA